A window of Fusarium fujikuroi IMI 58289 draft genome, chromosome FFUJ_chr10 genomic DNA:
GCCTCTGTTTGCACCACTTCCAATCATCCGCATTGTTACATACAGCATGGAGGACGGAGATAAAGCTTCCATCTCTCATAATGAGATGCCAGTGACTCTAGAGCCAAACGCGTCACCGCTAGTCGAGGAGGAGCCAGCTGGCGGCTACCACGTGCGTTGGAAGACACTCATGGCCGTGTTCGCTCTGTCCATGGCCAACTGTTGCGCTGCTATAGCCAACACAGTATGTTCTACCGTTCAGGCATTGACAGTCTTTGTGACAGTTTGAACTTACGGCATATCTTAACATagaccaacaccatcattcACTTCCAAGTCATGGACTTGGGAGGCGCCGACAAGCAAGCCTGGATTTCGAATGCTAACCTTTTGGTGACTCTAGTTTTTGGACCGGTCCTCGTAAGTTCTTGATTCCCATGCTAGCTCTCAAGATCCAAAGCCGACTATGATAAGGGCTCCTTGAGCGATCGATTCGGCAAGAAATGGTTCATAGTCATAGCGAGCATCATCGGTATTGTCGGCTCCGTGGTCTCTGGTTCAGCACAGTCGATAACAActatcatcatcggcaatATTTTGACTGGCCTTGCCAATGCAGGTTGTGTAAGTTGACCCCATCTTTAGTCTCTCATCATAACCCACACATAAAGGCCTGTGCTGACACTCGCTTGTCCAGATCATGGGTGTACCTGCGGGCCAAGAAGTAACTCCCAACAAACTCCGTCCATGGACGATGGGTTTCTCCCAGACTCTGGCCAGCTGTGCTGTGATTGCTGGTACTCTTGGTGCAGGCGCCTTCGTCAAGTACCAAACCTGGCGATGGTCTTACTACCTCAACGCCTTTGTCTATGGCACCACCACTGTCCTGGTAACCTGCTTCTACCATCCTCCACCCACTACCCTACGCCGACAGCAGTCCCGTCTAGATGACCTGTTCGCACAAGTTGACTACTTCGGAATCATGCTGTTCGTGGGATCTATCGCATCCATAATGATCGGATTGACCTGGGGAGGAAACACATATCCATGGAGCTCCAGCCAGGTTCTTGCAACCCTGATCGTTGGATGCATTGGTCTTGTTGCTTTCGGACTCTACGAAAGGCTGTTCACGCGCCAGGGTATCTTCCATCATGACTTGTTTGTGTCTCGAAACTTTCCGATCCTGCTGTTTGTCTGCGTTGTTGACGGCATGCTTCTGCTGGGCGTCAACATTCTCTTTTCCCAACAGATTGCCGCAATGTTCACCACGGATGCTGTCAAGATCGCCACTATCCTCACTCCGTATCTGGCAACTTCAGCTTTTGGATGTTTACCTGCGGGCATGTTGATGGCGCGAACCAAGTCGTACAGGACTATTTTGGTAGCTTCGCTTATTTGGTGCAGCCTGTTCGTTGGTAAGTCACTGGCCTCACCACTGACGATGGTTTCGATTCACCTTGTCTGAATTCTTTCTAACATGAATCTGTCTAGGCCTCATGGCACTGCTGAACCCTAGCAGACTATCTTGGGCTTATGCGTTCTCTGCAATGTTTGGATGCGGAACTGCCGTCACCACAGTCATCCCAGGTAGGAATTCCCTTGTCATTATCTGAAGCATTTGCTGATGCTGACATCACCAGTGGTCGCTTTATCTCTTTCTGTCCCCTCCTACTTGCTTGGTACCGCAGGAACCCTCAGCGTATCCGGTCGTGCACTCGGAGGCGCCATCggcatcaccatcttcacatCCATTTATCACAACAAGATGGGTACTGCCCTACCAAAAGCTGTTGGTTCAGTTCTTGCAGCCGCAGGGCAATCAAGCCTGCTTCCAGACGTGCTGAGCGCCATCAACAGCGGAAACCCAACTGCCCTGTCAAATGTTCCTGGTCTACCAGCGTCACTGATTCCCAAAGTCCTCGCCGCAAACGATCATGCCAATACCTACTCGTGGAGGTTTGTATGGATTGCGATCTCTGTAGTCGTGGCGGCAAATGCATTAGCTGCGTGCTTCCTCAAGTCAGTTGCGAGTCAGATGAACAGCCACGTTGAGTCTGCTCTGGAAGATTCGGATGTTCGTCGAAAGCAGATGCGTGATATCTAAGTCCATCATCCTGGTACTGATGGGCTTACACGGAGGGATATCTTTAGTTTCATTCTACCTACTTAGTCTCAAGCAACCAGAATTCTTTGGAGAAACTCATGCAACTTGTCTACTTTTGTCCTTAACCCATCCCGCTACGTTATACCTATGCGTTGTCTTCATTAAAATGGCCCGGGAACTGGTACATCAATCCCAGAAGCAGTTGCCAAAGTTCAGCAGTCATGCATATCTGGAGAAATGCCTGCATTCGTCATAATCCACTTGGATAGAATAGAGCCGCTA
This region includes:
- a CDS encoding PEP5-like protein, giving the protein MEDGDKASISHNEMPVTLEPNASPLVEEEPAGGYHVRWKTLMAVFALSMANCCAAIANTTNTIIHFQVMDLGGADKQAWISNANLLVTLVFGPVLGSLSDRFGKKWFIVIASIIGIVGSVVSGSAQSITTIIIGNILTGLANAGCIMGVPAGQEVTPNKLRPWTMGFSQTLASCAVIAGTLGAGAFVKYQTWRWSYYLNAFVYGTTTVLVTCFYHPPPTTLRRQQSRLDDLFAQVDYFGIMLFVGSIASIMIGLTWGGNTYPWSSSQVLATLIVGCIGLVAFGLYERLFTRQGIFHHDLFVSRNFPILLFVCVVDGMLLLGVNILFSQQIAAMFTTDAVKIATILTPYLATSAFGCLPAGMLMARTKSYRTILVASLIWCSLFVGLMALLNPSRLSWAYAFSAMFGCGTAVTTVIPVVALSLSVPSYLLGTAGTLSVSGRALGGAIGITIFTSIYHNKMGTALPKAVGSVLAAAGQSSLLPDVLSAINSGNPTALSNVPGLPASLIPKVLAANDHANTYSWRFVWIAISVVVAANALAACFLKSVASQMNSHVESALEDSDVRRKQMRDI